One stretch of Cyanobacterium stanieri LEGE 03274 DNA includes these proteins:
- a CDS encoding NAD-dependent epimerase/dehydratase family protein has translation MKALVIGGDGYCGWATALHLSNKGYEVAILDSLARRHWDDKLGSQTLTPIAPIQKRIQRWYELTGKKIELFIGDITNYDFLIKAFRKFEPESVVHFGEQRSAPYSMIDREHAVFTQVNNVVGTLNILYAIKEEFPDTHLVKLGTMGEYGTPNIDIEEGYIEIEHNGRKDLLPYPKQPGSFYHLSKVHDSHNIHFACKVWGIRATDLNQGIVYGVLTEETGMDEMLVNRLDYDGVFGTALNRFCIQAALGHPLTVYGTGGQTRALLDIRDTVRCMELAIANPADAGQFRVFNQFTEQFSINDLASMVQKAGQTIGLKVEVNNIENPRVEIEEHYFNAKNTKLLDLGLQPHYLSDSLLDSLLNFATKYKDRANLEQILPKVSWRR, from the coding sequence ATGAAAGCATTAGTAATAGGCGGAGACGGTTACTGTGGATGGGCAACAGCCCTACACCTCTCCAATAAAGGATATGAAGTAGCAATTCTCGATAGTTTAGCCCGTCGTCACTGGGATGACAAATTGGGTTCACAAACCCTAACCCCCATCGCCCCTATCCAGAAACGTATTCAACGTTGGTATGAGTTAACGGGCAAAAAAATTGAATTATTTATCGGTGATATTACCAATTATGATTTTTTGATCAAGGCTTTTCGTAAATTTGAACCCGAATCAGTGGTACATTTTGGGGAACAACGCAGCGCACCCTATTCTATGATTGATAGAGAACACGCTGTATTTACCCAAGTTAATAACGTAGTAGGTACTCTTAATATTCTTTATGCTATCAAAGAAGAATTTCCCGATACCCATCTCGTCAAACTAGGTACTATGGGCGAATATGGTACTCCTAATATTGATATTGAAGAAGGTTATATCGAAATTGAACATAATGGCCGTAAGGATTTATTACCCTATCCTAAACAACCAGGTAGTTTCTACCATTTAAGTAAAGTACATGATAGCCACAATATCCACTTTGCTTGTAAAGTATGGGGTATTCGTGCCACTGATTTAAACCAAGGTATCGTTTATGGTGTCTTGACTGAAGAAACTGGCATGGATGAAATGTTGGTTAACCGTCTTGATTATGATGGTGTATTTGGTACGGCTTTAAACCGTTTCTGTATTCAAGCCGCATTAGGACATCCTTTAACCGTATATGGTACAGGTGGACAAACCCGCGCTTTATTGGATATTCGGGACACTGTAAGATGTATGGAACTGGCGATCGCCAATCCTGCTGATGCTGGACAGTTTAGAGTATTTAACCAATTTACCGAACAATTCAGTATCAATGACTTAGCTTCCATGGTACAAAAAGCAGGACAAACCATCGGCTTAAAAGTGGAAGTGAATAACATTGAAAACCCCCGCGTAGAAATTGAGGAACATTACTTCAACGCTAAAAACACCAAATTATTAGATCTTGGTTTACAACCTCACTATCTCTCTGATTCTCTCCTCGATTCTTTACTTAA
- a CDS encoding phosphoketolase: MTNSPFYQGIQYFKEDLPHFAEYGTQSAIAQDQTAIASATDKKAVYQTLLAADALRYLTLHITATKQSGHPGGFASIADAIAALVMLGHKNIITEVGHHAPGFYSTVFLDQSLEKMGIYTVEDMGNRFREMHGLLGHLSGQIPGLLNPAGPLGQGQHFAMAGAKLHPGTLFPVTIGDGGLGEPYIMSSFGHFNTAYPQATNFLPILVWNGYSQEHHSMVSTKTNQEMIAYWQGNGFQEVILVNAKDYDDSNQPGEYVDSTKFSFAKRLEFTQAVLEATDKAAKSSLGGKLTVLIVKQLKGAGVHKTGSKSHNLYPGDSLDKDYIASALQERALSKEAWELVRSNFSRANGGPNVEVAVTEKELPLPDLGTLPLTEYPVGGDKKVATTAMGELVVHVGKQDPNFIVTNADGNAASGINNINIGLKILHPTTDETYFQQPQGQVYEPLSEDACAGLAVGQALFGARSLWCSYESFAINGLPIWQTVTQAMAELRRETPSTITLFTAGALEQGRNGWTHQRPEVENYFAGMMRNGNVFPLFPCDANSTQACYEWALNTKNKGITITVSKSPLPILTTFDQTKEALEKGGVILHESEGSKKVVFAVIGDMTLIPVFEAAKALEAEGIGVRIVSVINPRRLYRPTDVAWETCTAKDGNFLDDAGFEALFGGDALIGVTGGTSGMLEPIMLRSNVKRDTFAWKRGETTASAGELMAFNGLTADALSARAKGLL, from the coding sequence ATGACAAATTCCCCGTTCTATCAAGGAATACAGTACTTTAAAGAAGACTTACCCCATTTTGCTGAATATGGCACACAAAGTGCGATCGCACAGGATCAAACCGCCATCGCCTCTGCCACCGACAAAAAAGCAGTATATCAAACCCTCCTCGCCGCTGATGCCTTACGTTACCTAACCCTACACATCACCGCCACCAAACAATCAGGACATCCGGGGGGTTTTGCCAGTATCGCCGATGCGATCGCAGCCTTGGTCATGTTAGGACATAAAAACATTATTACCGAAGTAGGACACCACGCCCCTGGGTTTTACAGCACCGTTTTTCTTGACCAATCCCTTGAAAAAATGGGTATCTACACCGTAGAAGACATGGGCAACCGATTTAGGGAAATGCACGGACTTCTTGGACACCTTTCAGGACAAATCCCCGGACTCCTCAACCCCGCAGGCCCCCTCGGACAAGGCCAACACTTCGCCATGGCAGGGGCAAAACTCCACCCCGGCACTCTTTTCCCTGTTACCATCGGTGATGGCGGATTAGGAGAACCTTATATCATGAGTAGCTTTGGACACTTCAACACCGCTTATCCCCAAGCCACCAACTTTTTACCCATTCTCGTATGGAATGGATATTCCCAAGAGCATCATAGTATGGTATCCACCAAAACCAACCAAGAAATGATCGCCTATTGGCAAGGCAACGGCTTCCAAGAAGTCATCCTCGTCAACGCCAAAGACTACGATGACAGCAACCAACCAGGGGAATATGTAGATAGTACCAAATTTTCTTTTGCTAAAAGGCTCGAATTTACCCAAGCCGTTTTAGAAGCCACCGACAAAGCCGCCAAATCCTCCCTCGGTGGTAAACTAACTGTCCTCATCGTCAAACAGCTAAAGGGCGCTGGAGTCCACAAAACTGGTTCAAAATCCCATAACCTTTACCCTGGAGATAGCCTAGATAAAGATTATATCGCCTCCGCCCTCCAAGAAAGAGCCTTATCCAAAGAGGCTTGGGAATTAGTGCGCAGTAACTTCTCCCGTGCCAATGGAGGCCCTAACGTTGAAGTGGCAGTTACCGAGAAAGAATTACCCCTCCCCGACTTAGGCACATTACCCCTCACTGAATATCCTGTGGGTGGAGATAAAAAAGTAGCAACCACCGCCATGGGTGAATTAGTTGTCCATGTGGGTAAACAAGATCCTAATTTTATCGTTACCAACGCCGACGGTAACGCCGCTTCGGGTATTAATAACATCAACATCGGTTTAAAAATCCTCCACCCCACCACCGACGAAACCTACTTCCAACAACCCCAAGGGCAGGTTTATGAGCCTTTGAGTGAGGATGCCTGTGCAGGTTTAGCAGTAGGACAGGCTTTATTTGGAGCGCGTAGCCTTTGGTGTTCATACGAATCTTTTGCCATCAACGGCTTACCCATCTGGCAAACCGTTACCCAAGCCATGGCGGAATTAAGAAGGGAAACCCCCTCCACCATTACCCTCTTTACCGCAGGAGCATTGGAACAAGGGCGCAACGGTTGGACACACCAACGCCCCGAGGTGGAAAATTACTTCGCAGGAATGATGCGTAACGGCAATGTATTTCCCCTCTTTCCCTGTGATGCCAACAGTACCCAAGCCTGCTATGAATGGGCGTTAAATACCAAAAATAAGGGCATTACCATCACTGTTAGTAAGTCTCCTTTACCCATTCTCACCACCTTTGATCAAACAAAAGAAGCCTTGGAAAAAGGCGGGGTAATTCTCCATGAATCTGAGGGAAGTAAAAAGGTTGTTTTTGCGGTTATCGGTGATATGACCTTAATTCCTGTGTTTGAAGCGGCTAAAGCCTTAGAAGCCGAAGGAATCGGGGTGCGTATCGTTTCTGTAATCAATCCCCGTCGCTTATATCGTCCTACGGATGTGGCATGGGAAACCTGTACCGCTAAGGATGGTAATTTCCTTGATGATGCTGGTTTTGAGGCTCTCTTTGGAGGTGATGCTTTAATTGGTGTAACGGGTGGTACTAGCGGAATGTTAGAGCCTATCATGTTACGCAGTAATGTTAAACGGGATACCTTTGCTTGGAAACGGGGAGAAACCACCGCCAGCGCTGGAGAGTTGATGGCGTTTAATGGTTTAACGGCTGATGCTTTAAGTGCTAGGGCAAAAGGTTTATTGTAG